In Nicotiana tabacum cultivar K326 chromosome 19, ASM71507v2, whole genome shotgun sequence, one DNA window encodes the following:
- the LOC107801279 gene encoding serine/arginine-rich splicing factor RS31 isoform X1 produces MQGLSTSLLSSGLHILADVVLYLIPKGDYNFDLTDVHSAYEIFRLSCHAFLWPYNGVFTTTWFAFVYFEDERDAADAIRDLDDIPFGYDKRWLSVEWAKGECGRPHDGSKVAANQRPTKNLFVIKFDPNRTRLRDIERHFELYGEVLNVRIRRTFAFVQFENQEDATKALESTHMSKILNRVVSVEYALKDDDERGDRYNSPRRDYGRQRDSPYRRSPSPMYQRSRPSPDYGRSHSPAFDKYNGLSYDRYRSPEYGRYHRSPIRRSRT; encoded by the exons ATGCAAGGCCTCTCTACCTCCTTACTTTCATCAGGCCTTCACATACTTGCAGATGTTGTACTTTATTTAATTCCTAAAGGGGATTATAACTTTGATTTAACTGATGTACACTCTGCTTATGAGATTTTCAGACTTTCTTGTCATGCTTTTCTTTGGCCTTATAATGGAGTCTTTACAACTACATGGTTTGCGTTTGTCTACTTTGAGGATGAGCGTGATGCCGCAGATGCCATCCGTGATCTTGACGACATACCATTTGGGTATGACAAACGTTGGTTATCAGTGGAATGGGCTAAG GGTGAATGCGGTAGACCTCATGATGGCTCCAAGGTTGCAGCAAACCAAAGACCTACAAAAAATCTGTTTGTCATTAAATTTGACCCTAATCGCACTAGGTTGCGTGACATAGAAAGACATTTTGAACTGTACGGAGAGGTCCTTAATGTTCGCATACGGCGGACTTTTGCATTTGTGCAGTTTGAAAATCAGGAAGATGCCACAAAAGCCTTGGAGAGTACACACATGAG TAAGATCCTGAACAGAGTGGTTTCTGTAGAGTATGCTTTGAAGGATGACGATGAGAGAGGGGACAGATATAACAGCCCTAGAAGAGATTATGGCAGGCAAAGGGATAGCCCTTATCGGAGGTCACCAAGCCCGATGTATCAAAGGAGTCGACCTAGCCCTGATTATGGCCGTTCTCATAGCCCTGCCTTCGACAAATATAATGGTCTGTCATATGATCGATATAGGAGTCCTGAGTATGGAAGGTATCACAG GTCTCCCATTCGGAGGTCAAGAACTTGA
- the LOC107801279 gene encoding serine/arginine-rich splicing factor RS31 isoform X2: MQGLSTSLLSSGLHILADVVLYLIPKGDYNFDLTDVHSAYEIFRLSCHAFLWPYNGVFTTTWFAFVYFEDERDAADAIRDLDDIPFGYDKRWLSVEWAKGECGRPHDGSKVAANQRPTKNLFVIKFDPNRTRLRDIERHFELYGEVLNVRIRRTFAFVQFENQEDATKALESTHMSKILNRVVSVEYALKDDDERGDRYNSPRRDYGRQRDSPYRRSPSPMYQRSRPSPDYGRSHSPAFDKYNGLSYDRYRSPEYGSRSPIRRSRT, encoded by the exons ATGCAAGGCCTCTCTACCTCCTTACTTTCATCAGGCCTTCACATACTTGCAGATGTTGTACTTTATTTAATTCCTAAAGGGGATTATAACTTTGATTTAACTGATGTACACTCTGCTTATGAGATTTTCAGACTTTCTTGTCATGCTTTTCTTTGGCCTTATAATGGAGTCTTTACAACTACATGGTTTGCGTTTGTCTACTTTGAGGATGAGCGTGATGCCGCAGATGCCATCCGTGATCTTGACGACATACCATTTGGGTATGACAAACGTTGGTTATCAGTGGAATGGGCTAAG GGTGAATGCGGTAGACCTCATGATGGCTCCAAGGTTGCAGCAAACCAAAGACCTACAAAAAATCTGTTTGTCATTAAATTTGACCCTAATCGCACTAGGTTGCGTGACATAGAAAGACATTTTGAACTGTACGGAGAGGTCCTTAATGTTCGCATACGGCGGACTTTTGCATTTGTGCAGTTTGAAAATCAGGAAGATGCCACAAAAGCCTTGGAGAGTACACACATGAG TAAGATCCTGAACAGAGTGGTTTCTGTAGAGTATGCTTTGAAGGATGACGATGAGAGAGGGGACAGATATAACAGCCCTAGAAGAGATTATGGCAGGCAAAGGGATAGCCCTTATCGGAGGTCACCAAGCCCGATGTATCAAAGGAGTCGACCTAGCCCTGATTATGGCCGTTCTCATAGCCCTGCCTTCGACAAATATAATGGTCTGTCATATGATCGATATAGGAGTCCTGAGTATGGAAG CAGGTCTCCCATTCGGAGGTCAAGAACTTGA